In Mytilus edulis chromosome 4, xbMytEdul2.2, whole genome shotgun sequence, the following proteins share a genomic window:
- the LOC139520826 gene encoding mushroom body large-type Kenyon cell-specific protein 1-like isoform X2, whose amino-acid sequence MVDCGNSRCLQEKRSFKKELLSWSKKIPIAVGLERIAEELAGENVIKELLLPFNDLEKEEKEDWHQEQNCFFCESRLQMMFEAVEKLMEEVKSGKNLTDNPSLRYLQELLPYCPQFYTHNIGREILAELKTTGHGEGRDVEMNIPQTQKEPIELKIPHIISHTRQKAKESPQACKKSYTDDELTAAVNEIQSGKLGTRRASVLYGIPRSTLRNKIFRMGSDKPSIYSINGDEGYEDALAAEIALKWTDLIQGSYRPLFIQQLPLMLNPDYKVIDSGDDFEKKLEYIRKKHNLGRKKEKYHSEYAHELRLPYLKNIIRKLTEERFDMERNAERVRKISKKDILKSQLAKSNVIEMPSLPTTEASDIVIPCFKPAHDTKTEKQITEQLSHSFDKYDNTRLGDTLKDIIVKTISEKVRVKSQALEAFCNSSIKTESDIIIKSEPQSPIPSPFKKIKREDYDRKREHVEHMTKPLKKTRPKRGQYRKYNSQLLMEAVKAVQRGEMSVHRAGSYYGVPHSTLEYKVKERHLLRQKKIKEQKEAAARAAAAGTSNPVTNHSSNSNSSTGTDTEAITVKKEPEEEITSPKTTLSTSWMPSYFKSGSNIAGTTDLNFFGTSGYALSTPASELLRKLQHKVQTKADESDSCSNSGEGYVYIH is encoded by the exons GTCTTGAGAGGATAGCTGAAGAATTAGCTGGAGAGAATGTCATCAAAGAATTGTTACTACCTTTCAACG ACTTGGAGAAGGAAGAAAAAGAAGACTGGCATCAAGAACAGAATTGTTTTTTCTGTGAATCAAGACTACAGATGATGTTT GAAGCTGTAGAAAAACTAATGGAAGAAGTGAAAAGTGGGAAAAATTTGACAGATAATCCAA GTTTACGTTATTTACAAGAACTTCTTCCATATTGTCCTCAGTTTTACACTCACAACATTGGTAGAGAGATCTTAGCGGAGTTAAAAACAACAGGCCATGGAGAAGGGAGAGATGTGGAAATGAATATACCTCAGACACAGAAAGAACCTATAGAACTCAAAATACCTCATATTATTTCTCATACAAG GCAAAAAGCAAAAGAAAGTCCACAAGCATGTAAGAAGTCATACACTGATGATGAATTGACAGCAGCAGTTAATGAAATACAAAGTGGAAAATTAGGAACAAGACGAGCTTCAGTTTTATATGGAATCCCGAGATCAACGCTACGTAATAAAATATTCAGAATGGGCTCTGACAAACCGAGTATATATTCCATAAATGGAGATGAGGGCTACGAGGATGCCCTGGCAGCAGAAATTGCCTTGAAGTGGACAGACTTGATTCAGGGAAGTTATAGACCCTTGTTTATACAACAGTTGCCTTTAATGCTTAACCCTGATTACAAGGTCATTGATTCAGGAGATGACTTTGAAAAGAAGTTGGAATATATTCGTAAAAAACACAATCTTGGTCGTAAAAAAGAGAAATATCATTCTGAGTATGCTCATGAACTTAGACTTCCGTACCTGAAGAATATAATAAGGAAATTAACAGAAGAAAGGTTTGATATGGAACGTAACGCAGAGAGAGTCAGAAAAATCAGCAAGAAAGATATCCTAAAGTCACAGCTTGCCAAAAGTAATGTCATAGAAATGCCAAGCTTGCCTACTACAGAAGCATCAGATATTGTTATACCATGTTTTAAACCAGCTCATGAcacaaaaactgaaaaacaaattaCAGAACAACTTTCACATTCCTTTGACAAATATGATAATACAAGATTAGGTGATACACTGAAGgacattattgttaaaactaTCTCAGAAAAAGTTAGGGTCAAGTCACAAGCATTAGAAGCTTTCTGTAATAGTTCTATCAAAACTGAGAGTGATATAATTATTAAGTCTGAACCTCAGTCCCCTATTCCATCGCCATTTAAGAAAATAAAGAGGGAGGATTATGACAGAAAACGGGAACATGTTGAACATATGACAAAACCACTGAAGAAAACTCGTCCAAAGCGTGGTCAATACAGGAAGTATAATAGTCAGTTACTGATGGAGGCTGTGAAGGCAGTCCAGAGAGGAGAAATGAGTGTTCATAGGGCTGGAAGTTATTATGGAGTACCACATTCTACTCTGGAATATAAAGTCAAAGAAAGACATCTATTACgtcagaaaaaaattaaggaGCAAAAGGAAGCGGCAGCACGAGCAGCTGCTGCAGGTACCAGTAATCCAGTCACAAATCACAGTAGTAATAGTAACAGTTCTACTGGTACCGATACAGAAGCCATTACTGTTAAAAAAGAACCAGAAGAAGAGATTACAAGTCCAAAAACTACCCTCTCAACCTCATGGATGCCGTCCTACTTTAAATCTGGTTCTAATATAGCAGGGACAACAGATTTGAACTTTTTTGGTACTTCAGGTTATGCTCTAAGTACCCCTGCCTCTGAACTGCTCAGGAAGCTACAACACAAAGTTCAGACTAAAGCTGATGAAAGTGATTCTTGCTCAAACTCAGGGGAAGGATATGTTTATATTCACTAA
- the LOC139520826 gene encoding mushroom body large-type Kenyon cell-specific protein 1-like isoform X1: MVDCGNSRCLQEKRSFKKELLSWSKKIPIAVGLERIAEELAGENVIKELLLPFNDLEKEEKEDWHQEQNCFFCESRLQMMFKTDDNQSLQEAVEKLMEEVKSGKNLTDNPSLRYLQELLPYCPQFYTHNIGREILAELKTTGHGEGRDVEMNIPQTQKEPIELKIPHIISHTRQKAKESPQACKKSYTDDELTAAVNEIQSGKLGTRRASVLYGIPRSTLRNKIFRMGSDKPSIYSINGDEGYEDALAAEIALKWTDLIQGSYRPLFIQQLPLMLNPDYKVIDSGDDFEKKLEYIRKKHNLGRKKEKYHSEYAHELRLPYLKNIIRKLTEERFDMERNAERVRKISKKDILKSQLAKSNVIEMPSLPTTEASDIVIPCFKPAHDTKTEKQITEQLSHSFDKYDNTRLGDTLKDIIVKTISEKVRVKSQALEAFCNSSIKTESDIIIKSEPQSPIPSPFKKIKREDYDRKREHVEHMTKPLKKTRPKRGQYRKYNSQLLMEAVKAVQRGEMSVHRAGSYYGVPHSTLEYKVKERHLLRQKKIKEQKEAAARAAAAGTSNPVTNHSSNSNSSTGTDTEAITVKKEPEEEITSPKTTLSTSWMPSYFKSGSNIAGTTDLNFFGTSGYALSTPASELLRKLQHKVQTKADESDSCSNSGEGYVYIH, translated from the exons GTCTTGAGAGGATAGCTGAAGAATTAGCTGGAGAGAATGTCATCAAAGAATTGTTACTACCTTTCAACG ACTTGGAGAAGGAAGAAAAAGAAGACTGGCATCAAGAACAGAATTGTTTTTTCTGTGAATCAAGACTACAGATGATGTTT aaaactGATGATAATCAATCGTTACAGGAAGCTGTAGAAAAACTAATGGAAGAAGTGAAAAGTGGGAAAAATTTGACAGATAATCCAA GTTTACGTTATTTACAAGAACTTCTTCCATATTGTCCTCAGTTTTACACTCACAACATTGGTAGAGAGATCTTAGCGGAGTTAAAAACAACAGGCCATGGAGAAGGGAGAGATGTGGAAATGAATATACCTCAGACACAGAAAGAACCTATAGAACTCAAAATACCTCATATTATTTCTCATACAAG GCAAAAAGCAAAAGAAAGTCCACAAGCATGTAAGAAGTCATACACTGATGATGAATTGACAGCAGCAGTTAATGAAATACAAAGTGGAAAATTAGGAACAAGACGAGCTTCAGTTTTATATGGAATCCCGAGATCAACGCTACGTAATAAAATATTCAGAATGGGCTCTGACAAACCGAGTATATATTCCATAAATGGAGATGAGGGCTACGAGGATGCCCTGGCAGCAGAAATTGCCTTGAAGTGGACAGACTTGATTCAGGGAAGTTATAGACCCTTGTTTATACAACAGTTGCCTTTAATGCTTAACCCTGATTACAAGGTCATTGATTCAGGAGATGACTTTGAAAAGAAGTTGGAATATATTCGTAAAAAACACAATCTTGGTCGTAAAAAAGAGAAATATCATTCTGAGTATGCTCATGAACTTAGACTTCCGTACCTGAAGAATATAATAAGGAAATTAACAGAAGAAAGGTTTGATATGGAACGTAACGCAGAGAGAGTCAGAAAAATCAGCAAGAAAGATATCCTAAAGTCACAGCTTGCCAAAAGTAATGTCATAGAAATGCCAAGCTTGCCTACTACAGAAGCATCAGATATTGTTATACCATGTTTTAAACCAGCTCATGAcacaaaaactgaaaaacaaattaCAGAACAACTTTCACATTCCTTTGACAAATATGATAATACAAGATTAGGTGATACACTGAAGgacattattgttaaaactaTCTCAGAAAAAGTTAGGGTCAAGTCACAAGCATTAGAAGCTTTCTGTAATAGTTCTATCAAAACTGAGAGTGATATAATTATTAAGTCTGAACCTCAGTCCCCTATTCCATCGCCATTTAAGAAAATAAAGAGGGAGGATTATGACAGAAAACGGGAACATGTTGAACATATGACAAAACCACTGAAGAAAACTCGTCCAAAGCGTGGTCAATACAGGAAGTATAATAGTCAGTTACTGATGGAGGCTGTGAAGGCAGTCCAGAGAGGAGAAATGAGTGTTCATAGGGCTGGAAGTTATTATGGAGTACCACATTCTACTCTGGAATATAAAGTCAAAGAAAGACATCTATTACgtcagaaaaaaattaaggaGCAAAAGGAAGCGGCAGCACGAGCAGCTGCTGCAGGTACCAGTAATCCAGTCACAAATCACAGTAGTAATAGTAACAGTTCTACTGGTACCGATACAGAAGCCATTACTGTTAAAAAAGAACCAGAAGAAGAGATTACAAGTCCAAAAACTACCCTCTCAACCTCATGGATGCCGTCCTACTTTAAATCTGGTTCTAATATAGCAGGGACAACAGATTTGAACTTTTTTGGTACTTCAGGTTATGCTCTAAGTACCCCTGCCTCTGAACTGCTCAGGAAGCTACAACACAAAGTTCAGACTAAAGCTGATGAAAGTGATTCTTGCTCAAACTCAGGGGAAGGATATGTTTATATTCACTAA